Below is a window of Catalinimonas alkaloidigena DNA.
CAAACTCCTGAGCCACAAAGCCTTTAAAACCGGTTTCGGCAATGGCCTTCATAATGGCGGGGTAGTACAATTCCTGCGTATCGTCGATTTCGTTGCGTCCGGGCACGCCACCGGTGTGGTAGTGCGAGATGTACTGCTGGTTGTCTTTGATCGTCCGGATCACATCCCCTTCCATGATCTGCATGTGGTAGATGTCGTACAACAGCTTGAACCGTTCAGAACCCACCGCTTTGCAAAGCTCCGCGCCCCAGGCGGTGTGGTCGCACATGTAATCGGGGTGGTTGACTTTGCTGTTGAGCAGCTCCATCACCATCGTTACTTTGTGCTTCTCGGCGGTCTTCATCAGCTTTTGCAGGGCAGGTACACAGTTTTTCAAACCTTGCTCGTCGTCCATCCCGTTACGGTTTCCCGAAAAACAGATAATCTGATCGTAACCGGCGGCCGCTACTTTCGGAATCACGGCTTCGTAGCTCGCGATCAGTTCCTCATGCAGTTTCGGGTCGTTGAAGCCTTCGGTAATGCCTTTGCCTGCGCCCCAGGGCAGCGCCGAGGTCAGCCCGTATTTCTTCAGCATGGGCCACTCCTCTGGCCCCACGAGTTCGATCGACGCAATGCCGATGTTTTTGGCGGCTTTACAGAGGTCTTCCAGCGAGGTATCGGCGTAGCACCAACGGCACACCGAGTGGTTAATTTTACCTTTCAGGCTGGTTTCCAGCGTGTTTTCAGCGGCTTGTACGCGGTTTGAGAGCGAGAGGCCCACACTGGCGAGGGCGGCGCCACTGGCCATGGTTTTCAGGGCATGGCGGCGGGAAGTGAGGTGGTTCATAGGAGTAGAAGTTTCGTCGGAACATGAGGCAGCCCGCACACGCACGCGGCGGTCCAACCTACGTGCAATAT
It encodes the following:
- a CDS encoding hydroxypyruvate isomerase family protein — its product is MNHLTSRRHALKTMASGAALASVGLSLSNRVQAAENTLETSLKGKINHSVCRWCYADTSLEDLCKAAKNIGIASIELVGPEEWPMLKKYGLTSALPWGAGKGITEGFNDPKLHEELIASYEAVIPKVAAAGYDQIICFSGNRNGMDDEQGLKNCVPALQKLMKTAEKHKVTMVMELLNSKVNHPDYMCDHTAWGAELCKAVGSERFKLLYDIYHMQIMEGDVIRTIKDNQQYISHYHTGGVPGRNEIDDTQELYYPAIMKAIAETGFKGFVAQEFVPARQDKIASLKQGVQICDIA